One Orrella dioscoreae genomic window carries:
- a CDS encoding organic hydroperoxide resistance protein — protein MSIEKVLYRAEATATGGREGRAVSSDGALDVTLSTPRELGGAGGAGTNPEQLFAAGYSACFLGALKFVAGREKVALPADVSITGKVGIGQIPTGFGIEAELIISLPGLDRDQAQALIEKAHVVCPYSNATRGNIDVTLTLA, from the coding sequence ATGTCGATCGAAAAAGTTCTCTACCGCGCCGAAGCCACCGCCACGGGCGGCCGTGAAGGCCGTGCCGTCTCGTCGGACGGCGCCCTGGACGTCACCCTGAGCACCCCGCGCGAATTGGGCGGCGCCGGGGGCGCCGGCACCAACCCGGAACAGCTCTTCGCCGCCGGCTACTCGGCCTGCTTCCTGGGCGCGCTGAAGTTCGTCGCCGGCCGCGAAAAAGTGGCGCTGCCCGCCGACGTCAGCATCACGGGCAAGGTCGGCATCGGCCAGATCCCGACGGGTTTCGGCATCGAGGCCGAGCTGATCATCTCGCTGCCCGGCCTGGACCGTGACCAGGCCCAGGCGCTGATCGAGAAGGCGCACGTGGTCTGCCCGTATTCGAACGCCACGCGCGGCAACATCGACGTCACGTTGACGCTGGCCTGA
- a CDS encoding MarR family winged helix-turn-helix transcriptional regulator encodes MDTRQPADSLLQLDGQLCFALYSATLAMNKVYRKLLRELGLTYPQYLVMLVLWEGDALTVTDIGERLYLDSATLTPLLKRLEAAGLVSRARSASDERQVIISLTSQGKALRRKAQAVPEQVGCAVQCSPGQLQALHQELSTLRERLAAYAD; translated from the coding sequence ATGGACACCCGCCAACCCGCCGACTCCCTGCTCCAGCTCGATGGCCAGCTTTGCTTTGCGCTGTACTCCGCAACGCTGGCCATGAACAAGGTGTATCGCAAGCTGTTGCGCGAGCTGGGCCTGACTTATCCGCAATACCTGGTAATGCTGGTGTTGTGGGAGGGCGACGCCCTGACCGTGACGGATATCGGCGAACGCCTGTACCTGGACTCGGCCACGCTGACGCCCTTGCTCAAGCGCCTGGAAGCGGCAGGACTGGTCAGCCGGGCGCGCAGCGCCAGCGATGAGCGCCAGGTGATCATCAGCCTGACCAGCCAGGGCAAGGCCTTGCGCCGCAAGGCGCAGGCCGTGCCCGAGCAGGTGGGGTGCGCGGTGCAGTGCTCGCCCGGGCAGTTGCAGGCCTTGCACCAGGAGCTCAGCACCTTGCGTGAGCGGCTGGCGGCCTACGCGGACTGA
- a CDS encoding LysE family translocator, with translation MLTLTELAWFALAALVLVLTPGPNMIYCISRALCQGRQAGVISLAGVLLGFLVHLVAASVGLTALLAAVPYAFEAIRLLGAAYLLWLAWQSVKPGGQPLFAARALPLDPPAKLFRMGFLTNVLNPKVALFYLSFFPQFLHPERGSILWQSVSLGAVQITVSGVVNLLLVLGAARIAQLLSRHEGWQRAQRYLMGGVLALLALRIATDDRQA, from the coding sequence ATGCTGACCCTCACCGAATTGGCCTGGTTCGCCCTGGCCGCCCTGGTCCTGGTGCTGACGCCCGGTCCCAACATGATCTATTGCATCTCGCGCGCCTTGTGCCAGGGCCGGCAGGCGGGCGTGATTTCGCTGGCCGGCGTGTTGCTGGGTTTCCTGGTGCATCTGGTGGCGGCCTCGGTCGGCCTCACGGCGCTGCTGGCCGCCGTCCCCTATGCCTTCGAGGCCATCCGGCTGCTGGGCGCGGCCTATCTGCTGTGGCTCGCCTGGCAGTCGGTCAAGCCCGGCGGCCAGCCGCTCTTCGCCGCGCGCGCCTTGCCCCTGGACCCGCCCGCGAAGCTGTTCCGCATGGGCTTCCTGACCAACGTGCTGAATCCCAAGGTCGCGTTGTTCTACCTGTCCTTCTTCCCGCAGTTCCTGCATCCCGAACGCGGCTCGATCCTGTGGCAGAGCGTCAGCCTGGGCGCCGTGCAGATCACGGTCAGCGGCGTGGTCAACTTGCTGCTGGTGCTGGGCGCCGCACGCATTGCCCAACTGCTGTCGCGCCACGAAGGCTGGCAGCGCGCGCAGCGTTACCTGATGGGCGGCGTCCTGGCGCTGCTGGCCTTGCGCATCGCCACGGACGACCGCCAGGCTTGA
- a CDS encoding porin codes for MQKLCVSMALCTASGLAFAQAGTSVTLYGTVDGGVQYQSIKIPNVGSQSRTGAHSGGQTGDRWGLRGSEDLGDGWRALFTLEAGYTLQTGQHADTQRTAFNRQAFLGLGSKDWGTLTLGRQYGQGFLYFSGIGPFGNGFGLGSQSVAFGSSLVRYDGMAKYETPNIGGFTGAIGYSNEAGFGAGTAWDDTSATALAIGLRYAGGPLSAIATFDRLARVQTPANDGTGTLKAWIVGAAYDFEILKLSLAYGQDIDGRIAAGNTLLGSLGAALPAPNGRYLEGFKAHNYLVGATVPVGRAGKLLGAWSASDSNLDVPAPGGNGIATQHGFSLGYTYELSKRTNLYAIGTYLRNAAYIDDARSQEYRVGLLHRF; via the coding sequence ATGCAAAAACTTTGCGTATCCATGGCGCTGTGCACGGCATCCGGCCTGGCGTTTGCGCAAGCGGGCACGTCGGTGACGCTGTACGGCACGGTCGATGGCGGCGTGCAATACCAGTCGATCAAGATCCCGAACGTCGGCAGCCAGTCGCGCACGGGCGCGCACTCAGGAGGACAGACGGGGGACCGCTGGGGCCTGCGCGGTTCGGAAGACCTGGGCGATGGCTGGCGTGCGCTCTTCACGCTGGAGGCGGGCTACACGCTGCAGACCGGCCAGCATGCGGATACGCAGCGCACGGCCTTCAACAGGCAGGCCTTCCTGGGCCTGGGCAGCAAGGACTGGGGTACCTTGACGCTGGGGCGCCAGTACGGCCAGGGCTTCCTGTACTTCAGCGGCATCGGTCCTTTCGGCAACGGCTTCGGCCTGGGCTCGCAATCGGTGGCTTTCGGTTCGTCGCTGGTGCGCTACGACGGCATGGCCAAGTACGAGACACCGAACATCGGCGGCTTCACCGGCGCGATCGGCTACTCGAACGAAGCGGGCTTCGGCGCGGGCACCGCGTGGGACGACACGTCGGCGACCGCGCTGGCCATCGGCTTGCGCTATGCCGGCGGTCCCCTGAGCGCCATCGCCACGTTCGACCGCCTGGCCCGCGTGCAGACGCCGGCCAACGATGGAACGGGCACCCTGAAGGCGTGGATCGTGGGCGCGGCCTATGACTTCGAGATCCTCAAGCTGTCGCTGGCCTATGGCCAGGACATCGATGGGCGGATCGCGGCGGGCAACACCCTGCTGGGCAGCCTGGGCGCCGCCTTGCCGGCGCCCAACGGCCGCTACCTGGAGGGCTTCAAGGCGCACAACTATCTGGTGGGCGCGACGGTGCCGGTGGGCAGGGCGGGCAAGCTGCTGGGGGCGTGGTCGGCATCGGACTCCAACCTGGACGTGCCGGCGCCGGGCGGCAACGGCATTGCCACGCAGCATGGCTTCAGCCTGGGCTATACCTACGAGCTGTCCAAGCGCACCAACCTGTATGCCATCGGCACGTATCTGCGCAATGCCGCCTATATCGACGATGCGCGCAGCCAGGAATACCGCGTCGGCCTCCTGCACCGGTTCTAG
- a CDS encoding sugar phosphate isomerase/epimerase family protein, with amino-acid sequence MRDFSNDHDWLSINTATVRRQGGAEVPLARIIDQCARHGIQAISPWRDQVAAAGLAQVCSQLRAHGIGLSGYCRGGFFTAADEAGRRAALDDNRRAIDEALALDAPCVVLVVGSLPGALEGKALHKDIGGARAQVRDGIAETLAYAREAGMPLAIEPLHPMQAAERACINTLAQALDLCETLDPLAQGGRAMLGVALDVYHVWWDPELERQIARAGRDRLFAYHVCDWRLPTRDLLSDRAMMGDGVIDLPRIRGWVEAAGYAGYSEVEIFSEADWWQRSGEDILQTCITRHRTVV; translated from the coding sequence ATGCGCGATTTCTCGAACGATCACGACTGGCTGTCCATCAACACCGCCACCGTGCGCCGGCAGGGCGGCGCCGAGGTGCCGCTTGCCCGCATCATCGACCAGTGCGCGCGACATGGCATCCAGGCCATCAGCCCGTGGCGCGACCAGGTTGCCGCGGCCGGCCTGGCGCAGGTGTGCAGCCAACTGCGCGCGCATGGCATCGGCCTGTCCGGCTATTGCCGGGGCGGCTTCTTCACGGCGGCCGACGAGGCGGGGCGCCGCGCCGCGCTGGATGACAACCGTCGCGCCATCGACGAGGCCCTCGCGCTGGACGCGCCTTGCGTGGTGCTGGTGGTGGGGTCCTTGCCAGGCGCACTGGAAGGCAAGGCGTTGCACAAGGACATCGGCGGCGCGCGCGCGCAGGTGCGCGACGGCATCGCTGAAACGCTGGCCTATGCCCGCGAGGCCGGGATGCCGCTCGCCATCGAACCCTTGCACCCGATGCAAGCCGCCGAGCGTGCCTGCATCAATACGCTGGCCCAGGCGCTGGACCTGTGCGAGACGCTGGACCCGCTGGCGCAAGGCGGCCGCGCCATGCTGGGCGTGGCGCTGGACGTCTATCACGTCTGGTGGGATCCCGAGCTGGAACGCCAGATCGCCCGCGCCGGCCGGGATCGCCTGTTCGCCTATCACGTGTGCGATTGGCGCCTGCCCACCCGTGACCTGCTGTCGGACCGCGCCATGATGGGCGACGGCGTCATCGACCTGCCCAGGATCCGGGGCTGGGTGGAGGCCGCGGGTTACGCGGGCTACAGCGAAGTCGAGATCTTCTCGGAAGCAGACTGGTGGCAGCGCAGCGGCGAAGACATTCTGCAGACCTGCATCACGCGGCACCGGACAGTGGTGTAG
- a CDS encoding dihydrodipicolinate synthase family protein translates to MSLSLSLPARDGRTLASYTLTGTPPPDPAPAAFTRIAYSAAHVVADPLAPVDPWQTAAVDWDTTLAYRRYLWSLGLGVAEAMDTAQRGMGLDWPTSLALITRTLEMARDVPGAQVASGCGTDHLDPADARSVDDVIRAYETQMEAIERLGGKLILMASRALARVAKGPEDYVRVYTRLLRQARQPVILHWLGDMFDPALAGYWGTADLDRATATALEIIAAEAGKVDGIKISLLDKDREIAMRRQLPVTGGNDGQGVRMYTGDDFNYAELIAGDGQGAQARHGQSDALLGIFDAIAPVASAALGELAQGRIDRFHALLGPTVPLSRHIFQAPTRYYKTGVVFMAWLNGHQKHFSMVGGQQSSRSLVHLAELFRLADQANLLAWPDLATHRMRTLLALHGVE, encoded by the coding sequence ATGTCGCTTTCCTTGAGCCTGCCCGCAAGGGACGGCAGGACGCTTGCGTCCTACACCTTGACCGGCACGCCGCCGCCAGACCCCGCGCCCGCGGCCTTCACGCGCATCGCCTATTCGGCGGCCCACGTGGTGGCCGATCCGCTTGCCCCTGTGGATCCGTGGCAGACCGCAGCCGTGGACTGGGACACCACGCTCGCCTACCGCCGTTACCTGTGGTCCTTGGGCCTGGGGGTGGCCGAGGCCATGGACACGGCCCAGCGTGGCATGGGCCTCGATTGGCCGACCTCGCTGGCGCTGATCACCCGCACCCTGGAGATGGCGCGCGACGTGCCGGGGGCGCAGGTGGCCAGCGGTTGCGGCACGGACCACCTGGACCCCGCCGATGCGCGCAGCGTGGATGATGTGATCCGCGCCTACGAAACGCAGATGGAGGCAATCGAGCGCCTGGGCGGCAAGCTGATCCTGATGGCGAGCCGCGCGCTGGCTCGTGTCGCGAAAGGCCCCGAGGATTACGTGCGGGTGTACACGCGGCTGCTGCGGCAGGCGCGCCAGCCCGTCATCCTGCATTGGCTGGGCGACATGTTCGATCCGGCCCTGGCCGGTTACTGGGGCACCGCCGACCTGGATCGCGCCACGGCGACGGCACTGGAGATCATCGCGGCCGAGGCCGGCAAGGTGGACGGCATCAAGATCTCATTGCTGGACAAGGACCGCGAGATCGCGATGCGCCGCCAGCTGCCCGTCACCGGCGGCAACGACGGCCAGGGCGTGCGGATGTACACGGGGGACGATTTCAACTACGCCGAACTGATCGCGGGCGACGGGCAGGGGGCACAGGCGCGCCATGGCCAGAGCGATGCACTGCTGGGCATCTTCGACGCCATCGCGCCCGTGGCGAGCGCGGCGCTGGGCGAGCTGGCGCAAGGCCGCATCGACCGATTCCATGCCTTGCTGGGGCCGACCGTGCCCCTGTCGCGCCACATCTTCCAGGCGCCCACGCGCTATTACAAGACCGGCGTGGTGTTCATGGCCTGGCTCAATGGCCATCAGAAGCACTTCTCGATGGTGGGCGGCCAGCAAAGCAGCCGTTCGCTGGTCCACCTGGCCGAGCTGTTCCGGCTGGCCGACCAGGCCAACCTGCTGGCCTGGCCCGACCTTGCCACGCATCGCATGCGCACGCTGCTGGCGTTGCACGGCGTGGAGTAG
- a CDS encoding Gfo/Idh/MocA family protein — MATHRLGIIMHGVTGRMGKNQHLIRSIVAIRAQGGVTLSNGDRVMPDPILIGRNAEKIEALAREHGIARWGTDLTQALANPDDTVFFDAGTTQMRPVLLAQAIQAGKHVYCEKPIATNLNQAVEIARLAEQAGRERGIKHGAVQDKLFLPGLRKLDMLRRAGFFGRMLSVRLEFGYWVFEGDLQPIQRPSWNYRAEDGGGMILDMMCHWRYVLDNLFGEVQSISCLGATHIPTRWDEAGKPYACTADDSAYATAELKGHGGERVIAQLNMSWVTRVRRDDLVTFHVDGTHGSAVAGLSECRAQSRVATPRPVWNPDQKQTMNFFDQWQEVPDSETFDNGFKIQWEHFIRHVAEDAPYRWTLLEGAKGVQLVEAALQSWQERRWIDVPALSLQA, encoded by the coding sequence ATGGCAACACATCGACTTGGCATCATCATGCACGGCGTGACGGGCCGCATGGGCAAGAACCAGCACCTCATCCGTTCCATCGTGGCGATCCGCGCGCAAGGCGGCGTCACGCTCTCCAACGGCGACCGGGTCATGCCCGACCCGATCCTGATCGGCCGCAACGCCGAGAAGATCGAGGCGCTGGCGCGTGAGCACGGCATTGCGCGCTGGGGCACCGACCTGACGCAGGCGCTGGCCAATCCCGACGATACGGTGTTCTTCGACGCGGGCACGACGCAGATGCGTCCGGTGCTGCTCGCGCAGGCGATCCAGGCCGGCAAGCATGTCTATTGCGAGAAGCCCATCGCCACCAACCTGAACCAGGCGGTGGAGATCGCCCGCCTGGCGGAGCAGGCCGGCCGCGAGCGCGGCATCAAGCACGGCGCGGTGCAGGACAAGCTGTTCCTGCCGGGCCTGCGCAAGCTGGACATGCTGCGGCGCGCGGGCTTCTTCGGCCGCATGCTGTCGGTGCGGCTGGAGTTCGGCTACTGGGTGTTCGAAGGTGATCTGCAGCCCATCCAGCGTCCCAGCTGGAACTACCGCGCGGAAGATGGCGGCGGCATGATCCTGGACATGATGTGCCACTGGCGCTATGTGCTGGACAACCTCTTTGGCGAAGTGCAGTCCATCTCGTGCCTGGGCGCCACGCACATCCCCACGCGCTGGGACGAGGCGGGCAAGCCCTACGCCTGCACGGCCGACGATTCGGCCTATGCCACGGCAGAGCTCAAGGGCCACGGGGGCGAGCGCGTGATCGCGCAACTGAACATGAGCTGGGTCACGCGTGTGCGGCGCGACGACCTGGTGACGTTCCACGTGGACGGCACGCACGGCTCCGCCGTGGCTGGCCTGTCGGAATGCCGCGCGCAATCGCGCGTCGCCACGCCGCGTCCGGTGTGGAATCCCGACCAGAAGCAGACGATGAATTTCTTCGACCAGTGGCAGGAAGTGCCCGATTCGGAGACTTTCGACAACGGCTTCAAGATCCAGTGGGAGCATTTCATCCGCCACGTGGCCGAGGACGCGCCGTATCGCTGGACGCTGCTCGAGGGCGCGAAGGGCGTGCAGCTCGTCGAGGCAGCCCTGCAAAGCTGGCAGGAGCGCCGCTGGATCGATGTGCCCGCGCTTTCGCTCCAGGCCTAG
- a CDS encoding tripartite tricarboxylate transporter substrate binding protein, producing the protein MLAAAIAVPASAADDKGYPNRPIRVVVPFAAGSTADIIARSVGDKVGEQLGQPLVIENRGGASGTIGQQAVATAAPDGYTIMIHSSSHTVSPSTFRKLPFDTLADFAGISPIASLPNVLVVSPQKNWRSVQDLLAAARANPDGLNFASAGQGSATHLNAEKFKQAAGITATNIPFKGSGEAVTEIMAGRVDYYFSPIAPVIGQIKDGRLLPLAVGSAQRAPALPQVPTVAQAGVPGAEFNFWIGMMAPAKTPRPVVQKLHDALAKALETPQVKARLLELGAQPWTLQPEAFDAHIKEEISSNAELVKAAGISSQ; encoded by the coding sequence ATGCTGGCCGCGGCCATCGCCGTGCCTGCGTCAGCCGCCGACGACAAGGGCTATCCGAACCGCCCCATCCGTGTCGTCGTGCCCTTCGCGGCAGGCAGCACCGCCGACATCATTGCCCGCTCGGTGGGCGACAAGGTGGGCGAGCAACTGGGCCAGCCCCTCGTCATCGAGAACCGGGGCGGCGCCAGCGGCACCATCGGCCAGCAGGCCGTGGCCACGGCGGCGCCGGACGGCTACACGATCATGATCCATTCGTCGTCCCACACCGTCAGCCCCTCCACCTTCAGGAAACTGCCCTTCGACACGCTCGCGGATTTCGCCGGCATCTCGCCGATCGCCTCGCTGCCCAATGTGCTCGTGGTCTCGCCGCAGAAGAACTGGCGCTCGGTGCAAGACCTGCTGGCAGCCGCGCGGGCGAATCCCGACGGCCTGAATTTCGCCTCGGCGGGGCAGGGCAGCGCCACGCACCTGAATGCCGAGAAGTTCAAGCAGGCCGCGGGGATCACGGCCACGAACATCCCGTTCAAGGGATCGGGCGAGGCGGTCACCGAGATCATGGCGGGTCGGGTGGATTACTACTTTTCGCCCATCGCGCCCGTGATCGGCCAGATCAAGGATGGGCGACTGCTGCCGCTGGCCGTGGGATCGGCCCAGCGCGCACCGGCGCTTCCCCAGGTGCCGACCGTGGCGCAGGCCGGGGTGCCGGGCGCGGAGTTCAACTTCTGGATCGGCATGATGGCGCCCGCCAAGACGCCGCGCCCCGTGGTGCAAAAACTGCACGACGCGCTAGCCAAGGCGCTCGAGACCCCGCAGGTCAAGGCCAGGCTGCTGGAGTTGGGCGCCCAGCCCTGGACCCTGCAACCCGAGGCGTTCGACGCGCACATCAAGGAAGAGATCAGCAGCAACGCCGAGCTCGTGAAGGCGGCGGGCATTTCCTCGCAGTGA
- a CDS encoding TetR/AcrR family transcriptional regulator produces MVNNPPPDSRSRDADRSQQVILAAALQEFSEHGLGGARMERIAQRAALNKRLIYYYFQSKDDLFLAVLEEAYRSIRQAEQALRLGDMPAASAIRRLTEFTWEYYIAHPEFLTLLNSENLHQGKHLARSVHIRKMNSPLIESLGEILERGRREGVFRGGVDPLQLYVSIAGMAYFYLSNHYTLSSVFGLDLMTPKAHQERLSHICDVVLGYVLKN; encoded by the coding sequence ATGGTTAATAATCCCCCGCCCGACAGCCGTTCCCGTGACGCCGACCGCTCCCAGCAGGTCATCCTGGCCGCCGCGCTCCAGGAGTTCTCCGAGCATGGCCTGGGCGGTGCCCGCATGGAACGCATCGCCCAGCGGGCAGCGCTGAACAAACGCCTGATCTACTACTACTTCCAGAGCAAGGACGACCTGTTCCTGGCCGTGCTGGAGGAGGCGTATCGCAGCATCCGCCAGGCCGAGCAGGCGCTGCGCCTGGGTGATATGCCCGCGGCCTCCGCCATCCGGCGCCTGACGGAATTCACGTGGGAGTACTACATTGCCCATCCGGAGTTCCTGACGTTGCTCAACAGCGAAAACCTGCATCAGGGCAAGCACTTGGCCCGTTCCGTGCATATCCGGAAGATGAACTCCCCGCTGATCGAGTCGCTGGGGGAAATCCTCGAGCGCGGCCGCCGGGAAGGCGTGTTCCGGGGCGGCGTCGACCCCCTGCAACTCTATGTCTCCATTGCCGGCATGGCGTATTTCTACCTGTCCAACCACTACACGCTCTCGTCCGTGTTCGGGCTGGACCTCATGACCCCCAAGGCGCACCAGGAGCGCCTGTCGCACATCTGCGACGTCGTCCTCGGGTATGTCCTGAAGAACTGA
- a CDS encoding bile acid:sodium symporter family protein, with protein sequence MSRFLPDRYTLLLIAVVAASSLFPATGQAGDVLKIATIAAISLLFFLHGARLSTAAIVAGAKHVKLHAAILACTFLLFPLLGLGMQAAFPGLLSPALWMGVIFLCLLPSTVQSSIAFTSMARGNVPGAICAATASNLLGTLVTPVLVAFVLHKQGGGSGLADAGRVMLQLLLPFALGSLMRPWIGEWARRNNKLLGKVDRGSILLAVYAAFSAAAAQGVWHSFPPQDMAVLVGINAVLLGVVLFVTARGARLLGFSKEDEITLVFCGSKKSLMSGIPLATVLFGPADMGVIVLPVMLFHQMQLMVCAVMARRYAQREDAAGDAPAAASPRGA encoded by the coding sequence ATGTCCCGCTTCCTTCCCGACCGCTACACCCTGCTGCTGATCGCCGTGGTCGCCGCGTCCAGTCTCTTCCCCGCCACCGGCCAGGCCGGCGACGTGCTGAAGATCGCCACCATCGCCGCCATTTCCCTGCTGTTCTTCCTGCATGGCGCGCGGCTGTCCACCGCCGCCATCGTGGCAGGCGCCAAGCACGTGAAGCTGCATGCAGCCATCCTGGCCTGCACCTTCCTGCTCTTTCCCCTGCTGGGGCTGGGCATGCAGGCAGCCTTTCCGGGCCTGTTGTCGCCCGCATTGTGGATGGGCGTGATCTTCCTGTGCCTGCTACCTTCCACGGTGCAGTCGTCCATCGCCTTCACGTCCATGGCGCGGGGCAACGTGCCGGGCGCGATCTGCGCGGCCACCGCGTCCAACCTTTTGGGCACGCTGGTGACGCCCGTGCTGGTGGCCTTCGTGCTGCACAAGCAGGGCGGGGGCAGCGGCCTGGCCGACGCAGGCCGCGTCATGTTGCAGCTGCTGCTGCCCTTCGCGCTGGGCAGCCTGATGCGTCCGTGGATCGGCGAATGGGCGCGGCGCAACAACAAGCTGCTGGGCAAGGTCGATCGTGGATCCATCCTGCTGGCGGTCTATGCCGCCTTCAGTGCCGCGGCCGCGCAAGGCGTCTGGCACTCCTTCCCGCCGCAGGACATGGCGGTGCTGGTGGGCATCAATGCCGTGCTGCTGGGCGTGGTGCTGTTCGTCACCGCAAGGGGGGCGCGCCTGCTGGGATTCTCGAAGGAAGACGAGATCACCCTGGTGTTCTGCGGGTCCAAGAAATCACTGATGTCCGGCATTCCGCTGGCCACGGTGCTGTTCGGCCCGGCCGACATGGGCGTGATCGTGCTGCCGGTGATGCTCTTCCACCAGATGCAGCTGATGGTCTGCGCGGTGATGGCGCGCCGCTATGCCCAGCGCGAGGATGCCGCCGGCGATGCGCCTGCGGCGGCGAGCCCGCGCGGCGCGTGA
- a CDS encoding LysR family transcriptional regulator has product MLNPLWLRTFATAAAAPSFTEAARRLELAQPTVSEHIRQLEKAVNRRLFVRDTHSLALTTDGRSLLVHAQIILDAHANAETLFTAPRLRGRVRLGTADDLALGRLPDVLASFRRLHPEVELDLAIGPTAELYRFMDNGELDLMIGKRRRGDRRGQRLYREPLVWCAREGITVPTDVPLPLILLRAPSVTRDMVLATLARAGRSWQIVCTSSSYAGCYAAARAGLGITVQPGAIAGAGLAPLTQGGLPGLPAVEFIALSAPGLSQPGRALMDLIIQSPLH; this is encoded by the coding sequence ATGCTCAATCCGCTCTGGCTGCGCACCTTCGCCACCGCCGCCGCCGCGCCCAGCTTCACCGAGGCGGCGCGCCGGCTGGAACTTGCCCAACCCACCGTCAGCGAACACATCCGCCAGCTGGAAAAGGCCGTCAACCGGCGTCTCTTCGTGCGCGACACGCACAGCCTGGCCCTGACCACCGATGGCCGCAGCCTGCTGGTGCACGCGCAGATCATCCTGGACGCCCACGCCAACGCCGAGACGCTCTTCACCGCGCCGCGCCTGCGCGGGCGCGTGCGCCTGGGCACGGCCGACGATCTCGCGCTGGGACGCCTGCCCGATGTGCTGGCCTCGTTTCGCCGCCTGCATCCCGAAGTGGAGCTGGATCTCGCCATCGGCCCCACCGCGGAGCTGTATCGCTTCATGGACAACGGGGAACTGGACCTGATGATCGGCAAGCGCCGGCGCGGCGACCGGCGCGGCCAGCGCCTGTACAGGGAACCGCTGGTCTGGTGCGCGCGAGAGGGCATCACGGTGCCGACGGACGTCCCGCTGCCGCTCATCCTGCTGCGCGCGCCCAGTGTCACGCGGGACATGGTGCTGGCCACGCTGGCCCGCGCCGGGCGCAGTTGGCAGATCGTCTGCACCAGCAGCAGCTATGCCGGCTGCTATGCCGCGGCGCGCGCGGGACTGGGCATCACGGTGCAGCCAGGCGCCATTGCCGGCGCAGGCCTCGCCCCGCTCACGCAGGGCGGGCTGCCGGGTCTGCCTGCCGTGGAGTTCATCGCCTTGAGTGCGCCCGGGCTCTCGCAGCCAGGCCGTGCGTTGATGGACCTGATCATCCAGAGCCCCTTGCACTGA